The genome window TAAGTTACCTGCATTTGAGTGGGATTTTCTGGTAGAAAGTAGAGATATGTGAATGGAGCTTTTGTTACAAGATGCGTTGCAGAATCCTTTTTCTCTGTTGTCTTCATACGTTTCTTATTCATACCAATTTCTTCTTCAAATGGCTGGGCAAACTCATTCTccatttcatcaatatttaaaatgttactgttttgtatgtttacaggtactttattttcctgatttccAGGAACTTTTGTCAGAAAATTTGTAAGGCACGACTGCTTAGCTCGGAGTGAATTTGAGCTCTTGGATAAGGATGACATTAAAGGGCTAACTTTACCAAGTTTCTGAGGGGCAACAGCTCTAACAGGTGTAGCCTTGTTAGTTACAGAGAAATTATTCTGGTTCCCAAACAAAGGTGGAGGTCTTATAGGTTTTGAACTAGTAACCTCTACGAAACTATTAGATGGTTTAACTGTGGTTGATGACAGTCCAGCAACAGTTCTTCTTGGCTGAGTAGATGATAGCTGCACTGACTTCTCTTGAACTGAACTCTCAGCAGAAAGTAATAGTTCATCATCGAAATCGTCATTaaaaaattcttcacatattgCCATATCCACGTCTGAATTTCCCAAAGGCTTCTGATTTTGACTTTCCTTTGACCTAATGTTACCAGGCTTTACACTATTATTAACCATTTTATTACTCATCATGCTGTTATTTGACGTTTTCTTACTGTTCAGCGCATGAAGATTTTTAGAACCACTAGAAGCATTATTATAACTGCTACTAGATAAAGAAGAACCTGCCTGTGATTCAATTTGATTTAGGGCAGCTTCTAGATCTGAATCAAGGAAATCATCATCCAAGTCATCCATTACTGGAGGTGGTGGTGCTGAGGGAGAGTTctgaaaagatggaagaaaaaaattagatgatTAAATATATTATGGCTAAAATTTTGGTATTAATGCCATTTAAGGAAATGCAGAAACATACAAATTAcacagatgaaaaattaaaaattagtaGGTCCAATCCCTTGAGACCATCTTCAACCTTCAAAAGTAAATGCTATAAATATAATTCATGGTGCTGTACTAGACATAAGATAACACCGTgtgcaaccatatatttttcatatttcttataaatgcaaggaaatgaaaataccatttattCTTCTCCTGTAAAACAAAACCATTATCAAATGCTAAATTCTAATAccatatcttaaatatttaatataataataatatataattaaaacattctATAGAATATATTGTTTAAGCCTATTTTACATTCTAAACAGTCAGTACTCCAATTATCAAAGAGTTTTTCCTCAAGTTATCTATGACTTGCATTAGCTGAAGATGAAGAAACAGGAAAACACTAGTATACACATGgaaaaaggaacttaaaattaTACTGTTAATGTTCTTTCTCTGAAAAAACTTACTGAGGATAACAAGGCTTTGTGCACGTAActatcaaaaaacaaaatttcacttCAAATGTTAccttatgaattttgaaaaaaaaatacctggaGTAATGAAAAACTGGAGAGTCCAGATTCCTATACAGCTTTCTACCGTTATCTACTACAAACTGGTAAAAACTCACCagatattgtacatgaaattgcagaTGACAACAAACTAAATGTTACAAACAATAAGTACACTAAGACATCAACAAAAGATAATGAACTAAATAGAATAACCCCAAAATAAGTGATAGCCAACTCTCCCCTCAACTGTGCCCATTTActgtaaagtacagtacatcattataatttataatgtactgtatattataatgtgtaGTACAAAAGTCAATAATGACTAATTTAATACGTGCTTTGAGCTACTAGCTCCTGCACTCTCAAGGAGCCCTTATCTCTATGGCAATGGGAGCAAGAGTAATTCTGCTTAGAGTACCAAAAGGAATCAGGATAAAGGTTGGTAAAATCAGGAGCTAGAGATGTTAAAGCTACCCCATACTTTACCTAATGGTCTTTAAATCTATGGTACTTGTCTTGGTATTCACAGTCACATATATACACCGTGCTCTAAATCTATGTACATTCTGCAAGAAAAATATGCCCCATTCCAAAAATAGTTTTGTAAGGCTCAAAGTTCCCAGTATCTAATAATGTACCTGTTGTCTATTCACTGAGGATGCCATTCTTCCTCCACCTTGTCCACTTGCAACATTTGGTAGGTTATGTGACCTTGATGGTACCCTGTTAACTTGAGAAGGATAATACTGAGACATCTGACTTTGAGGGACTTGTGTTGCTTCAATTTCCAACAGTTCATGAGGTTCATCCGTTTCCTCAACGCCTCTaccaatatacaaaaatatttatgaataacttAAATGCTTTTTAAATTACAAACACTTACTTTACATTTCTTAATTTACCTTATAAATCCCCACTGGTAAGCTACCATGTTGGGTAGGTCCATGGCTCATATACTATTAACAAATTATTACAAATGGAGATGCAGAAGAGAACTTGCAATGTAACTGGAAATTTGATCATTCTTTACTTTAAACTTTATTCTTACGTAAAAAAAATCTCTGCTATCTAACTGCATGACCATGACATTGGCCAAATTATcttgtatcaaaaaaaaaaaaaaatgtgtgtgacTTGATACTGATACAACATATCAATTTGTatgcatataaacaaaatagtaaggaagaaatttaaaaatctgtGGAACCTTCAACTTGTCAAGATTACCTTGGGCCAGGACATGGTAGCAAGaaatcatttggaaaaaaaattgactttaatAAATCATATTTGTTCATTATAAACCTTTAACATAATAGCTACAATAGCAACCAAAGTTGGAATGATGGAGCAGAGCTACTGAAAAATCCTTGAATTACCCAATTCCTTATGCAAATTCCTGGAGTTATTTGCTCAACTGCAACCACAAACAACCAGATTACAGGTCTAATATCACCTTGTGTTGCATCCCTGAGAACGAGACCACAAACTGCATGGAACTCCTTACTGCTTGCTATTGACATGTCTACACCCAATTGTGTCACAGGAGATAAAGTTAAATACTTAGATCTTATGGGGTAAGAACAAAAACACTGTTTACCACTGTTTACCAAGGGTAGAAATTCCTATGCCTCCTCAGCAAATTGtgtgaagaagaacaagaaataaaatattgtgtCCTGTTTCATAACACATTCTTTAAAtgaactgacagaaaaaatttcTAGTTCCCATGAATCCTGGAGCTACGGAAGAACTGTTCTGGCATGGAGACAACTCTTCATCTTTAACGTGGAAATGGGAGCTATAAGCTGACAAATTGTGCAGTAATTAGTTCTGGCACCTGAGAAAATATCTCATCTAAAAGAAGCTGTTAAGGGAAGAGCTATCAATTTTCCTGCCTTGGTGGAAAAATACTTGTAAGTGACAAACAGCTGAATCATCAATGTCATGACTAAAACAGTAAAAACTGCAAGAGAGGTACCAAGAAGTCCCAatcagaacaaacaaaaacatctgaagatgaaagtgaaaatttttgcggagacattttcataattataaagaaGTATAGTTCGAATGCATCCCATCAAATTGTATAGAACACACCCAAgtttaacaaatgaaatcagaGGATAGAAGATTTGCATGGCTTCGAAATATCTTCAGCTATCTCAAACATTCCTCCTGTCTGAAAGGTATCTGGCTGACAGCACGGTGACCTactgagagagaaaatggaaaccaTCACCCACTGCATGTTGATGCATTTCATGATGGTAGTCATGTCACTCATCAGCACCAACAAATGGGCATTCACCCACTTTCAGAATGCTTGTGGTACTAGTCAGAAGAGACAAGAAGGCAATCTTGGTTGTGGAGTATCTGTGACTCCGACATAATGACTAATCAGTTGTCCAGGTAGCACCAAAGGTGTATCCAGTGTAAATGGGCTGGCTCAAACAGAAACCAGGCTGAGCACTGTGTGAACATTATAGAAGCTATCCCTAGTCCAAATTACAATTTAAATAGTCCAAATTACACTTTAAATTGTCCCTTTGTAGATAAAGTGGAGGTACTTCCTGGAAGatggatatttaaaaataagcatATTTCAGTACTATACACAGAATGACTTTACTCTCTATGATGGAAGCCAACACGGAGCATTGGTTTTCCACCTTGAATGGAGtttgatgaacaaattttttcaATGGCTAGAGGTCAGTGATTGGTCTCCAACCCCAAAATAATTTCCCAACCAAAATAAGATAGTAGAAAAAGCCCAGAGATTAGTCGCTACAATTTCCAGCAGATTTTTATCAAACATCCTCCTCACCTCCATTGACAAGGTCACAACTTCAACCAATGATGGAAGATAAGCCAGAAAATGGACTGGTTGATCGAGATTGGGGGCAGCAGACCAAACAGTAGTTTGCCTCTGTCCCAACGGGCAAATATTACCACAGATCCACTTGCAATCATTGCCATGATGACCAATGTATTTCAGAGCAAAGTCCACTCTTGTCTAAAACTGAGCTGGACAAAATACCGCAAACAGCATCGCATTTCTTCAACAGCAACTTTGTACACAGGTTTGCAGAGTAGTGAGAGAGGGAAATCTACACTTCCCCATCTGACACCATTAATCTCTTGAACTTTGCCCTCTACTTGGTCAAGTCAACCAACATATTTAGCTATTAATCTAATGATGAGGCAGCCTGTAAGGAAGCCATGGAAACTGACTCCATGGCTCCTGCTTAAGAAGAGAAAACAACCTCTTGCCTGATAATACTCCTTTGGGGGGGCCATTTGTTAATCTGAGGGCTCAAGAGTCTACCAACTGGGAAGTGGCCTAGCAATCACATGCATCAGAGGCAGGAGAAGCAGCTTGGAGGAATGATGCAAAACCATTGAACTTTTTTATCCAAACATCATGTCATGAATTTGCTCCAACAATCCCCTACTAAGCAGCAACCAAGGCAGCCTAAAAGATTATTTCACTTCAGGAGTGCACCCTAAGGTATGCTCAACTGATGAAATCAGTTTGACAATGCCATGTAAGCATCCCTGAGACAATCCAATTCTAAAAGACCCCTGGCTGACTGATAAGGTCCCCTCCCAAGGAAGAGAGTAGACCCATGTCAACCTTGCCTGATGACTGCCAACAGGATCATGATAAGACACAACTGGAATCTACAGAACGAGTTACCAAACCACAATCAAGCAACAACCAAGCACAACAAAACCTCTGTCAACCATCCTATACACAGAAGCAGAACCAGAACCAGACCTGCTGGAATTTGCACTACGCACAAGACAGGAGCCACAAACACTACCAGGTGTGCATGCATTGGTAGATGAGTCAGGCTCTTTGACTGCCTCATCCACCTCTCCCACAGTTAGATTCATGCAAATGTGAGTAGGGTCTGTCATCACCCTTTCAAGGGTTTCTTACACAGGGAGACTTCTTGGCCTTGTTCCTGTGCTTCAGCTTGTCCAGAAACAGAGGTGAAGAAAAAGACTGGAAGGTtgtggaagaagaaaaagcatgCTTGCTCCTCTTCCACTCTCTCTGATTCAACATTTCATTCCCTACTTCAACAACATCAGAGGGTTTTGATTTTTGAAGGAACAATTCACAATTTCCTACTTACATTTGATTTAGTGATACTATACTTCTCTTTGAATACTGCCCCTTCTTTTAGATGAGATCAAATTACACCATCCAACATCCTCCAGACAAAATCCCACTCCTACCTTacatcaaaatattaatgattaactttttctttattttttatagatgatagtgttttaaagaaaatttcaagatATGAAATTTGCATGATGTCACTGGATTCTCAGGTGGTTAACTGAAAGACtaatatatgcatttcatatgATCAACCAACATAAAATTATACCTGATAAGTTTCCAAGAGAATTAGCAAGAAACACTTACAAAGTACGAGCAAGGACGTTTTCTACTGCATTAGTGATGCTCAAGGACTCTGTAGCACCTCCTAAAACAGTGATGTTGTCCCTAGTCAGCAACAGTACCCCCCGCCTGCACTTGACAGCACCAGAAACTAGCACCTTCAaagtataaaaaatgtttctaggtGATTAAGTTTTATGCATATCACATATgcataaagtatttttatttccctcacATAGAAAAATTAGTTGGAATCAATGTGGAAtgataagaaaaagtaaatattttctacTTGCAATACCAAAAATTCCATATTAACGTGTTTATAAAGACTTTAAGCAATGAGTATTATTTTTTAGACAAACACAacaatgtacaggcagtccccgtttatCAGCGGGCTTGGTTCTCGAGTGCTCATATTTATgcttacatttttcgtaattactcggtaatgtataacgctaagaaaaaagtgaaaattgcaatggaaagctcaataaattttctataaatagcccAGGTAAAAGCAATGAGCGTTCTCAGAAAAAACTGAGtaattgaagctgaaagacggaaatgttgctgaaagacagaaatatatataaaattaattcttcaCTGTTTATCTTATCGAAAAACActtgcaatattatttaaaatactcagctatttgcaaacacttttataacaatagCAAAAGCGAAAGCACTTCACAAACGCATATAAATGACAACAAAGCAAAACACGTGAGAGTGCTAAAAAGACGTGCTGAACTCCGTCAAAATAGGAGGTGCAGTGCTTTAGTTGGGGGACGACTGCGGCACATGCGCGATACCTATCGGTttcctgtttacattttcttgtaggtccaagatctgcccacaCAATGGCGCAGTCCTCGTTTTCTTCGGATGACtctttttttggtgaatttcccccGAAAATAACTCACTGATGACACGGAAATCGCATCATCGGAGCACTtatggcaaaaaatttattgagcGGTTTCACGTTatcggatcaccagagggttaagggctcaaggatgcagcaaaggcatggtattgtcaGGAGGTAAAAGTGGAGGAGGAGCTTAAAAGCAAGagaagtagattagaacctaatatactCTTTTGGAGGAAAggcaataaattgaatggtattttataaacacatgtagatgatttttgctatgggggaactgaaggatttttaaaggaaacaattgggaaattgaaagggaaattgcaagtaggagaacaagaaagtaaaagttttaagtatataggagtaatagtagagcatgAGGAAAGtagaatttgtcttaatcagtggcagtatatataaattctataagagaaccagaatCTATAAGATTTACAGGTAacagagtattaggacaaaaggagttgacagagtacagtaaacccccctgtaTCTGCATTCTCACGATTtgtggactcacgtattcgcggatttctctgtggaatgtatctacccattattcaaggaaaattcgcccattcgtggtatttttccctaagaaatattcactaattaccatattttcatatttttcatgactaaatgcactttttgtgataaaactattaaaatactcaggtataagcatttttagagggtttttcttgtttaaattatcaaaataggcagttctaagtgcttttacaggggttttaagtattcgtggattttaactattcatggggggtgcggtatgcatcccccacgaatacagggggtttactgtacagctcAGTGGTAGGGCAGTTGAATCGGGTATCACTACATACCATCCCAGAAATATCATacgatgttagtgaattaagtaaagcttttaaagaaggaatgactcaagatatgaaaaagctgattaaaacagagagaaaaactaaGAACATAATTGGAGAAGTGATAATgagtgagttagaagaagaaaagatctATTGGGAAACCTATGCAGACGCTTCATTTGGGAATACTGAAGATGGTCATACACAACTGGCATATAAGATATCCTTGACAGATGGCAAGAGGTGAAGTCCCATATGgaggaaatccagaaaatctagaagagtagcaaaatccaccattgaagcagaagctctgagtgtgggggaggccatagaaggattgacatatttcaaacatttgtgggacgAGATAGTAGGCGAGCGAAAATTAGAGGCATTggttaaaactgatagtaaaaccctaatgactgcaataaaatcaagtactggagtaagtaataagagattaaaaactgaaattgcagcactaagagaaacaatagaatctggagaaataaaggaggtaagatggataaaaggaaagggGAAAGCATCAAATAGTTGATGTACTGAATAAAGCTGGAGTTTCAggggaaaatattagaaattacgCAGAGGGTAaaaattggagaataatggagattagaggggattacAATAAGAGGAGgttggagggaggggggagggagaatgAGATAAATGCAATTACAGGTCAGTTTTAAAagtttaatcttattattttatttcattttctgcatTAGCAAAATGGTATGGGcgttatgaaatgtataaaaaggacatgtttaattttataagatttttttatagcaaaacattctttatgtttaaaagtatctgttcgtgttgtgacgtcataggaagtgacatCATAGGACGACAAATGGCAGGAGGGAGTAAAATGTACAGAAGGTAGGAGGGAGGGATGAAAACACTGTGGTGCAGTAGAGGgagctctctgatggttaggttgtCAATTTttggttgtaagtctgttttgtggttttttgtagtCATAAGCTGTATTATAAAAGAacaacaacgtgaacaggtgggtggattgcataactgtagcatttttggacgggttaggctagaaaaactttTAACAGTATCACCACAACAGCCTTAGAGAGTTGTAGGCTACGGGGCAACAAAATGGAAAGAACTTACAAATTACCAGTATCATATTAAACACCTGAACTGAAGGGATGAGATGAAAATACACTATTAATGATAATCCACGGAAAAAGACCATGACAAGAATAAGACGCACAAGAATGAACAGCACGGTGTCAGGTTGAGTTGGCTAGGTATGTGTAGTTGGTctttctctgaaatatttcaaattgGTGCACCTGGACACACTCTGCAGCGTAAGGCTATTTACGATCGATAGGTTTGTGAAAACAAATTCTTCTCACGCACTAGGGATAAACTAAAGTAGGATAATTAGCACTAATACTTGTGCTGTCTATTATTTTccataatacagtagtaataatacaaaatcattcaaatacatATTGCCAAATCATTTCTCTGTGAAGCACTCATACTAAATAcctgacaataaaaataagaatatgcaAGAAACATACTATTATATGAtagaaaagagggaaaatgtcTATAATACCTACCTCCAATCTAGACAGcacaaaatcaaattaatattaaagataaaggtttcaaataaatgaaaattctttatcacctacttttcaaaaattaactAAATACAGTGGAAAAAACAAGAGATATCTCCTAGCACAATGATATCTATTCTGttggaaaagtatatatatttgcattttatatacagCAGTGTAGTGAAAGAGGTAAAGATGGCAAACTGTTATGATTATAATctattatgattataatcacatcaAAAATTGCCAAAACACTACTGCACATTGAAATTATCATATGAAGAAACTACTGAAACGGGGGAGCAAAGGCAGAAATGCCGTTTGTAATGTAGTATGCAAAAGGATTCCCTCTGCTCAGAGATTTTCATGTGCAAGAAAAACTAAACATTCCttgtttacaaatttataaaGTAACACTGGCAAACATGACACAGTACTAGGagtaaaaagtaaggaaaatgaagaggccAATAGCATGTTTTTATGAAGACattaaaatacaaaggacacataCCTTGGTGCCTGGTTTGACATTTACATTAAGATGTGGAATAAACCTATATTCCATCCCTTGAACAACAGACGTGCCATCAGTCATTTGCATGAAGAGCATCCTTGATGGTTTTGGCTCCCATAATGGctgaaacaaagcaaaaattc of Macrobrachium rosenbergii isolate ZJJX-2024 chromosome 11, ASM4041242v1, whole genome shotgun sequence contains these proteins:
- the LOC136843348 gene encoding recQ-mediated genome instability protein 1-like isoform X3, translated to MMGNTRVIYEKVYEQWLHSDLTELASCCLPFGLVQKRNTMLNGQFVLQVNQIRDIGHPAYVQLQKLRKTEGGNAAVSADKQYQPLWEPKPSRMLFMQMTDGTSVVQGMEYRFIPHLNVNVKPGTKVLVSGAVKCRRGVLLLTRDNITVLGGATESLSITNAVENVLARTLGVEETDEPHELLEIEATQVPQSQMSQYYPSQVNRVPSRSHNLPNVASGQGGGRMASSVNRQQNSPSAPPPPVMDDLDDDFLDSDLEAALNQIESQAGSSLSSSSYNNASSGSKNLHALNSKKTSNNSMMSNKMVNNSVKPGNIRSKESQNQKPLGNSDVDMAICEEFFNDDFDDELLLSAESSVQEKSVQLSSTQPRRTVAGLSSTTVKPSNSFVEVTSSKPIRPPPLFGNQNNFSVTNKATPVRAVAPQKLGKVSPLMSSLSKSSNSLRAKQSCLTNFLTKVPGNQENKVPVNIQNSNILNIDEMENEFAQPFEEEIGMNKKRMKTTEKKDSATHLVTKAPFTYLYFLPENPTQMQEYIVKGFIMTLISKLEVTNGNWRLTAVINDGSASHEVDIDNKILCHFIGMTCSEFQIKKKEARFNPALQQQLSKSVGSCQQKLISLCCLLRLQLFPGQRTRLIEIIAVNSTIALQLSRRASSL
- the LOC136843348 gene encoding recQ-mediated genome instability protein 1-like isoform X1: MMTLATNVKNFLKSKHISVPDEWIEPCLEFIQMDNPGINMGNTRVIYEKVYEQWLHSDLTELASCCLPFGLVQKRNTMLNGQFVLQVNQIRDIGHPAYVQLQKLRKTEGGNAAVSADKQYQPLWEPKPSRMLFMQMTDGTSVVQGMEYRFIPHLNVNVKPGTKVLVSGAVKCRRGVLLLTRDNITVLGGATESLSITNAVENVLARTLGVEETDEPHELLEIEATQVPQSQMSQYYPSQVNRVPSRSHNLPNVASGQGGGRMASSVNRQQNSPSAPPPPVMDDLDDDFLDSDLEAALNQIESQAGSSLSSSSYNNASSGSKNLHALNSKKTSNNSMMSNKMVNNSVKPGNIRSKESQNQKPLGNSDVDMAICEEFFNDDFDDELLLSAESSVQEKSVQLSSTQPRRTVAGLSSTTVKPSNSFVEVTSSKPIRPPPLFGNQNNFSVTNKATPVRAVAPQKLGKVSPLMSSLSKSSNSLRAKQSCLTNFLTKVPGNQENKVPVNIQNSNILNIDEMENEFAQPFEEEIGMNKKRMKTTEKKDSATHLVTKAPFTYLYFLPENPTQMQEYIVKGFIMTLISKLEVTNGNWRLTAVINDGSASHEVDIDNKILCHFIGMTCSEFQIKKKEARFNPALQQQLSKSVGSCQQKLISLCCLLRLQLFPGQRTRLIEIIAVNSTIALQLSRRASSL
- the LOC136843348 gene encoding recQ-mediated genome instability protein 1-like isoform X2, with product MMTLATNVKNFLKSKHISVPDEWIEPCLEFIQMDNPGINMGNTRVIYEKVYEQWLHSDLTELASCCLPFGLVQKRNTMLNGQFVLQVNQIRDIGHPAYVQLQKLRKTEGGNAAVSADKQYQPLWEPKPSRMLFMQMTDGTSVVQGMEYRFIPHLNVNVKPGTKVLVSGAVKCRRGVLLLTRDNITVLGGATESLSITNAVENVLARTLGVEETDEPHELLEIEATQVPQSQMSQYYPSQVNRVPSRSHNLPNVASGQGGGRMASSVNRQQNSPSAPPPPVMDDLDDDFLDSDLEAALNQIESQAGSSLSSSSYNNASSGSKNLHALNSKKTSNNSMMSNKMVNNSVKPGNIRSKESQNQKPLGNSDVDMAICEEFFNDDFDDELLLSAESSVQEKSVQLSSTQPRRTVAGLSSTTVKPSNSFVEVTSSKPIRPPPLFGNQNNFSVTNKATPVRAVAPQKLGKVSPLMSSLSKSSNSLRAKQSCLTNFLTKVPGNQENKVPVNIQNSNILNIDEMENEFAQPFEEEIGMNKKRMKTTEKKDSATHLVTKAPFTYLYFLPENPTQMQEYIVKGFIMTLISKLEVTNGNWRLTAVINDGSASHEVDIDNKILCHFIGMTCSEFQIKKKEARFNPALQQQLSKSVGSCQQKLISLCCLLRLQLFPDFIAAPSPVCRTGDVTPHSLSCILYF